The stretch of DNA TCAAGCAGACACGATCCAAAGCGATCGTTGGGCCAAATCGCTTGCTAACGTCGGTGACTTCTAACAGCGAACTCAATCGACAATCTGTGGCTTGAGTAGCTTTTTCATTTCCTCTTCGTCCATGTTGTCTGGCGTCGCAAGGTACTCACCGGTGCTTTGGAATGCTTCGGCAGATTTTCCTTCAAGTGAGCCGATAAGAGACATCACACTTTGGTATCCCATTTGAATCGGATCTTGGAGGACGATTCCATGAACGTTTCCTTCGCGCATCCCTTCGATCAACGCATCGCTGGGGTCGAAGGCAATGAACTTCACCTTGCCTTGTAGACCGGCGTTCTTAATCGCTTCTAATGTCCCGTTGGCATTCGGTTCGCAAACCGAAAAGACCCCGTCGACCTCGTCCCCGTAGAGTTGCAACAACTGATCGGCTTTTTCCTTGGCCGATGTCGCGGTATCACCGCCATACTGGTCACTCGAAAGGACGTTGATGTCCGGATACTTTGAGAGGCCATCCAAGAAACCGTTCTCACGCTGTTCCGTACTCTCACTTCCGGCTAGATATCGCAACAAGATCACGTCGCCTTCTTCGCCGAGCGCCTTCGCCATTGCGTCGGCTGCCATCTGACCACCTTTAAAGTTATCGGTGGCGACATAGCTGACAATGGCAGGCCCCTCATCGAGTCCACTGTCAAAAATTACAACCGGGATGCCTTCGCCGATTGCCTCTTCGACGGCGTCAACCAATCCACCTTTTTGATTGG from Roseiconus lacunae encodes:
- a CDS encoding ABC transporter substrate-binding protein — encoded protein: MKQYTPLKLILATLTIVVAGCSPKAGSDNADAVRRIAVIPKGTSHEFWKSVHFGAEKAADEIGDVEVIWKGPVVESDTGSQIEVVKDMITRGVDGIVLAPNQKGGLVDAVEEAIGEGIPVVIFDSGLDEGPAIVSYVATDNFKGGQMAADAMAKALGEEGDVILLRYLAGSESTEQRENGFLDGLSKYPDINVLSSDQYGGDTATSAKEKADQLLQLYGDEVDGVFSVCEPNANGTLEAIKNAGLQGKVKFIAFDPSDALIEGMREGNVHGIVLQDPIQMGYQSVMSLIGSLEGKSAEAFQSTGEYLATPDNMDEEEMKKLLKPQIVD